In a single window of the Bacteroides acidifaciens genome:
- a CDS encoding GH92 family glycosyl hydrolase, which yields MKAHFSFKHLLFLGSAVLYTLQSSAVKNPVDYVSTLVGTQSKFELSTGNTYPATALPWGMNFWTPQTGKMGDGWAYTYNADKIRGFKQTHQPSPWMNDYGQFAIMPITGGLVFDQDRRASWFSHKAEVAKPYYYKVYLADHDVTTELVPTERAAMFRFTYPETKNSYVILDAFDKGSYIKVIPEENKIIGYSTKNSGGVPENFKNYFVVQFDKPFTFTSTVSENRILPNETEAKGNHTGAVIGFATKKGEIVHARVASSFISPEQAELNLKELGNKTFDQLVSSGRNIWNREMGKVEIEDDNIDNLRTFYSCLYRSMLFPRSFYEIDAKGQVMHYSPYNGKVLPGYMFTDTGFWDTFRSLFPFLNLMYPSMNRKMQEGLVNAYKESGFLPEWATPGHRDCMVGNNSASVVADAYIKGLRGYDIETLWEALKHGTNAHLRGTASGRLGYESYNQLGYVANNIGIGQNVARTLEYAYNDWTIYALGKKLGKPADEIEIYKKRAQNYKNVYHPERKLMVGKDDKGVFNPNFDAVDWSGEFCEGNSWHWSFCVFHDPQGLIDLMGGKKEFNTMMDSVFVIPGKLGMESRGMIHEMREMQVMNMGQYAHGNQPIQHMVYLYNYSGEPWKTQYRVREIMDKLYTAAPDGYCGDEDNGQTSAWYVFSALGFYTVCPGTDEYVVGSPLFKSAKLHLENGKTVTIKSDNNQPDHCYIKEMKVNGKPYSRNYLTHDQLTRGANIQFRMSPVPDKQRGTTEKDAPYSLSFE from the coding sequence ATGAAAGCACATTTTTCATTTAAACACTTGTTATTTCTTGGAAGTGCCGTGTTGTACACCCTGCAATCTTCCGCCGTAAAGAATCCGGTGGACTATGTCAGCACACTGGTAGGCACCCAATCCAAGTTCGAACTGTCCACCGGAAATACGTATCCGGCTACGGCACTGCCGTGGGGAATGAATTTCTGGACACCGCAGACCGGTAAAATGGGAGACGGCTGGGCATATACGTACAATGCCGACAAAATCCGGGGATTCAAGCAGACGCACCAACCCAGCCCGTGGATGAACGACTACGGCCAGTTTGCCATCATGCCCATTACCGGCGGACTGGTATTCGACCAGGACCGGCGCGCCAGTTGGTTCTCTCACAAGGCGGAAGTCGCCAAGCCTTATTATTACAAGGTGTATCTAGCCGACCATGACGTGACTACCGAACTCGTTCCCACCGAACGTGCAGCCATGTTTCGCTTTACGTATCCCGAAACGAAGAATTCCTATGTCATCCTGGATGCCTTCGACAAAGGTTCTTACATCAAAGTGATTCCCGAAGAGAACAAGATTATCGGCTATTCGACAAAGAACAGCGGCGGTGTGCCCGAAAACTTCAAGAACTACTTTGTAGTGCAGTTCGACAAGCCGTTTACGTTTACTTCCACCGTTTCGGAAAACAGGATTCTCCCTAATGAAACGGAAGCGAAGGGGAACCATACGGGAGCTGTCATCGGATTCGCCACGAAAAAAGGAGAAATCGTCCACGCCCGTGTCGCCTCTTCTTTTATCAGCCCCGAACAGGCGGAACTGAACCTGAAAGAGCTAGGCAACAAGACTTTCGACCAACTGGTGAGCAGCGGACGAAACATATGGAACCGTGAAATGGGCAAGGTAGAGATAGAAGACGACAACATCGACAACCTGCGCACGTTCTACTCCTGCCTATACCGTTCGATGCTCTTCCCGCGCAGTTTCTACGAAATAGACGCGAAGGGACAAGTGATGCATTACAGCCCTTACAACGGCAAAGTACTTCCGGGGTATATGTTTACCGACACCGGATTCTGGGATACATTCCGCTCTCTGTTTCCTTTCCTCAACCTGATGTATCCGTCAATGAACCGGAAGATGCAGGAAGGACTGGTGAACGCTTACAAGGAAAGCGGCTTCCTGCCCGAATGGGCGACACCGGGACACCGCGACTGCATGGTAGGCAACAACTCGGCTTCCGTTGTAGCGGACGCCTATATCAAAGGTTTGCGCGGATATGACATCGAAACTCTTTGGGAAGCGTTGAAACACGGAACGAACGCGCATCTCCGCGGGACTGCTTCCGGCCGTCTCGGTTATGAGTCCTACAACCAACTGGGCTATGTAGCCAACAACATCGGAATCGGGCAGAACGTAGCCCGCACCCTCGAATACGCTTATAACGACTGGACTATCTATGCATTAGGCAAGAAACTGGGTAAACCGGCCGACGAAATCGAGATTTATAAAAAGCGCGCACAGAACTACAAGAATGTCTATCACCCGGAACGCAAACTGATGGTGGGCAAGGACGATAAAGGTGTATTCAACCCCAACTTCGACGCGGTAGACTGGAGCGGCGAATTTTGCGAAGGTAACAGTTGGCACTGGAGTTTCTGTGTATTCCACGACCCGCAAGGGCTTATCGACCTGATGGGCGGCAAGAAAGAATTCAATACCATGATGGATTCCGTATTCGTAATTCCGGGCAAGCTGGGAATGGAAAGCCGCGGCATGATTCACGAAATGCGCGAGATGCAGGTGATGAACATGGGACAATATGCACACGGCAACCAGCCGATTCAGCACATGGTTTATCTTTACAACTATTCCGGCGAGCCTTGGAAAACCCAGTACCGGGTACGCGAAATAATGGACAAGCTGTATACCGCCGCACCGGACGGTTATTGCGGTGACGAGGACAACGGTCAGACTTCTGCCTGGTATGTATTCTCCGCCTTAGGCTTCTACACTGTTTGTCCGGGAACCGACGAGTATGTCGTAGGCTCTCCTCTCTTCAAATCAGCCAAACTGCATCTGGAGAACGGGAAAACAGTCACTATCAAGTCGGATAACAACCAGCCCGACCACTGCTACATCAAGGAAATGAAAGTGAACGGAAAGCCGTACTCACGCAATTATCTTACACACGACCAGTTGACGCGAGGTGCGAATATCCAATTCCGGATGAGCCCTGTACCCGACAAACAACGGGGAACCACTGAAAAAGATGCTCCCTACTCTCTTTCATTTGAATAA